A single window of Intrasporangium calvum DSM 43043 DNA harbors:
- the ftsE gene encoding cell division ATP-binding protein FtsE, whose product MILFENVTKTYPRTQRPALDDVSLEITRGEFVFVVGTSGSGKSTLLQLVMKEQDVTAGRILVAGRELGLLADRKVPALRREIGFVFQDFRLLPNKTVHQNVAYALQVLGASRARIRQTVPETLELVGLGGMGKRLPHQLSGGEQQRVAIARAFVNRPPILLADEPTGNLDPDTSLEIVKLLERINHTGTTVVMATHDTATVNAMQKRVIRLDRGLLVADVETGDYTTGSIPRVVLEPAQPDDLPDPLQAEALDAVEAYEEEEGELPPIGRDADAPIARPERFPLFRRRQPERSTTH is encoded by the coding sequence ATGATCCTCTTCGAGAACGTCACGAAGACGTACCCACGGACACAGCGGCCCGCCCTCGACGACGTGTCGCTCGAGATCACCCGCGGCGAGTTCGTCTTCGTCGTGGGCACGTCGGGCTCGGGAAAGTCGACGCTCCTCCAGCTGGTCATGAAGGAGCAGGACGTGACCGCCGGACGCATCCTCGTGGCCGGGCGGGAGCTGGGGCTGCTCGCCGACCGGAAGGTGCCCGCCCTGCGCCGGGAGATCGGCTTCGTCTTCCAGGACTTCCGGCTGCTGCCCAACAAGACGGTCCACCAGAACGTCGCCTACGCCCTCCAGGTGCTGGGCGCGTCGCGGGCGCGGATCCGGCAGACCGTGCCCGAGACGCTCGAGCTGGTCGGGCTCGGTGGGATGGGCAAGCGCCTGCCGCACCAGCTGTCCGGCGGTGAGCAGCAGCGGGTCGCGATCGCGCGGGCGTTCGTCAACCGGCCACCGATCCTGCTCGCGGACGAGCCGACCGGCAACCTCGACCCGGACACCAGCCTCGAGATCGTCAAGCTGCTCGAGCGGATCAACCACACCGGCACGACGGTGGTCATGGCCACTCACGACACCGCGACGGTCAACGCGATGCAGAAGCGGGTGATCCGCCTCGACCGTGGGCTGCTCGTCGCCGACGTGGAGACCGGGGACTACACGACGGGCTCCATCCCCCGAGTCGTGCTCGAGCCGGCCCAGCCGGATGACCTGCCCGACCCCCTCCAGGCGGAGGCCCTCGACGCCGTGGAGGCGTACGAGGAGGAGGAGGGTGAGCTCCCGCCGATCGGCCGCGACGCCGACGCGCCCATCGCGCGGCCCGAGCGGTTTCCCCTCTTCCGCCGTCGCCAGCCAGAGCGTTCCACCACCCACTGA
- the ftsX gene encoding permease-like cell division protein FtsX: MRLQFLLGEIGNGLRRNLSMAVSVVIVTMISMYLLGLGLMGQRQVDTMKDYWYDRVQVTVLLCAEKTRYANCAGQATSEEQRATIKQELESLRPTVSEIFYESRAEAFGRFKETYKNSPLARAGESYFADSYRVNLADPNKFDIVASSVKGMPGVADVQDQKKLLEKFFTFMNTVSWSAIALSSLMVLAAVMLISTTIRQAAFSRRRETGIMRLVGASNFTIRFPFVMETVLASVVGAGLAMVMLWGTVKYGVVGFLSTTLTDTAFIGEVDVLSVAPIVILGVVLLATVTSWVTLRRYLRV, encoded by the coding sequence ATGCGACTCCAGTTCCTCCTCGGCGAGATCGGCAACGGTCTCCGGCGCAACCTCTCGATGGCGGTCTCCGTCGTCATCGTCACGATGATCTCGATGTACCTCCTCGGCCTCGGCCTGATGGGTCAACGCCAGGTCGACACCATGAAGGACTACTGGTACGACCGGGTCCAGGTCACCGTGCTGCTCTGCGCGGAGAAGACCCGCTACGCCAACTGTGCCGGCCAGGCCACGTCGGAAGAGCAGCGGGCGACGATCAAGCAGGAGCTCGAGTCGCTCCGACCCACCGTGAGCGAGATCTTCTACGAGTCCCGCGCCGAGGCCTTCGGGCGGTTCAAGGAGACGTACAAGAACTCACCGTTGGCGCGCGCGGGGGAGTCCTACTTCGCGGACTCGTACCGGGTCAACCTCGCTGACCCGAACAAGTTCGACATCGTGGCGAGCTCGGTCAAGGGGATGCCAGGGGTGGCCGACGTGCAGGACCAGAAGAAGCTCCTCGAGAAGTTCTTCACCTTCATGAACACCGTGTCGTGGTCGGCGATCGCGCTCTCGTCCCTGATGGTGCTCGCGGCCGTGATGCTCATCTCGACGACGATCCGGCAGGCCGCGTTCAGCCGGCGCCGCGAGACGGGCATCATGCGCCTCGTCGGCGCCTCGAACTTCACGATCCGGTTCCCGTTCGTCATGGAGACGGTCCTCGCCAGCGTCGTCGGCGCCGGGCTGGCGATGGTCATGCTGTGGGGCACGGTCAAGTACGGAGTCGTGGGCTTCCTCAGCACGACGTTGACGGACACCGCGTTCATCGGCGAGGTGGATGTGCTGTCGGTCGCCCCGATCGTCATCCTCGGGGTCGTCCTCCTGGCCACCGTGACGTCCTGGGTGACGCTCCGCCGGTACCTCAGAGTGTGA
- a CDS encoding peptidoglycan DD-metalloendopeptidase family protein, translating to MVARADDVQDQKRRADRRIAALGQQLEGTNAALAKAYVNLERTRAAIPAAQQRVAQAQSALARAQQAQAQAEATEARAVAAEAKARAHNDDVAQKLAEAQANESRAAEKLKRSGRELVTSQDALDAYAAEVFQGGSVTESQLGMVFGSTSPQDFANRLVMADTASAVASDTIDKLAAMTADNTATKAYLTSVRGEVAALKIQAEKALKSAEAASAAATQAREQAVVAKNNATTATQNASAAKADLESLNTKQTAYAGDLRKQRADEKAQLAAAEREASRLKAVLLERARLAKIAEQKRLAKLKAERDAKIRAERAKAAAAARAGRSYTPRIPAPVQSSTPSNYLSYPANGPTTSGFGMRWHPVLQKWMLHDGLDWGVACGTPVYAAAPGSVIRAGWRESGWGNQVLIDHGIHRGIDLVTSYNHLSSIVAWGGSVQRGQLIGYSGTTGYSTGCHLHFGVYEDGTPVNPRNWL from the coding sequence ATGGTCGCCCGAGCCGATGACGTCCAGGACCAGAAGCGGCGGGCCGACCGCCGCATCGCCGCGCTCGGCCAACAGCTCGAAGGGACGAACGCCGCCCTCGCGAAGGCCTACGTCAACCTGGAGAGGACTCGCGCCGCCATCCCCGCCGCCCAACAGCGGGTGGCCCAGGCCCAGTCAGCGCTCGCCCGAGCCCAGCAGGCTCAGGCGCAGGCTGAGGCAACCGAGGCCCGCGCCGTCGCCGCGGAGGCAAAGGCGCGCGCCCACAACGACGACGTGGCCCAGAAGCTGGCCGAAGCCCAGGCCAACGAGTCCCGCGCGGCGGAGAAGCTGAAGCGAAGCGGGCGCGAGCTCGTGACGTCGCAGGACGCCCTCGATGCCTATGCAGCCGAGGTCTTCCAGGGCGGGTCGGTGACCGAGTCCCAGCTCGGCATGGTCTTCGGCTCCACCTCTCCCCAGGACTTCGCGAACCGGCTGGTCATGGCCGACACCGCGAGCGCGGTCGCGAGTGACACGATCGACAAGCTCGCCGCGATGACCGCCGACAACACGGCCACGAAGGCGTACCTCACCTCGGTGCGCGGTGAGGTGGCCGCACTCAAGATCCAGGCGGAGAAGGCACTGAAGTCCGCGGAGGCCGCGAGTGCCGCCGCGACCCAGGCCCGCGAGCAGGCGGTCGTGGCCAAGAACAACGCCACGACGGCGACGCAGAACGCGTCCGCGGCCAAGGCCGACCTCGAGTCGCTCAACACGAAGCAGACCGCCTACGCGGGCGACCTGCGCAAACAGCGGGCCGACGAGAAGGCTCAGCTCGCGGCTGCCGAGCGAGAGGCCTCCCGGCTCAAGGCGGTGCTCCTGGAGCGGGCCCGGCTGGCCAAGATCGCCGAGCAGAAGCGGCTGGCCAAGCTCAAGGCCGAACGAGACGCGAAGATCCGGGCGGAGCGGGCGAAGGCGGCCGCGGCCGCGCGGGCGGGTCGAAGCTACACCCCGAGGATCCCCGCGCCGGTCCAGAGTTCCACGCCGAGCAACTACCTCTCCTACCCGGCCAACGGTCCGACGACGTCCGGCTTCGGCATGCGCTGGCACCCCGTCCTCCAGAAGTGGATGCTCCACGACGGCCTGGACTGGGGCGTCGCCTGTGGCACGCCCGTGTACGCCGCCGCTCCGGGCTCGGTGATCCGCGCCGGGTGGCGCGAGAGCGGCTGGGGCAACCAGGTGCTCATCGACCACGGCATCCACCGGGGCATCGACCTCGTGACCAGCTACAACCACCTGTCGAGCATCGTCGCGTGGGGTGGCAGCGTCCAACGGGGGCAGCTCATCGGGTACAGCGGCACCACCGGGTACTCCACCGGCTGTCACCTGCACTTCGGCGTGTACGAGGACGGCACTCCGGTCAACCCGCGCAACTGGCTCTGA
- the smpB gene encoding SsrA-binding protein SmpB — translation MPKEKGRSLVASNRKARHDYHIEDTFEAGIVLSGTEVKALRMGRASLVDGFAMFTGDELYLENVHIPEYLNGTWNNHAPRRKRKLLLHRSELEKISGKTRESGRTIVPLALYFKDGRAKVEIAIATGKKQYDKRHALRERQDQRETARAMSAAHRGRQA, via the coding sequence GTGCCGAAGGAGAAGGGGCGGTCGCTCGTCGCGAGCAACCGCAAGGCGCGCCACGACTACCACATCGAGGACACCTTCGAGGCCGGCATCGTCCTCTCGGGCACCGAGGTCAAGGCGCTGCGCATGGGGCGGGCCTCGCTCGTCGACGGGTTCGCGATGTTCACCGGTGACGAGCTCTACCTTGAGAACGTCCACATCCCCGAGTACCTCAACGGGACGTGGAACAACCACGCACCACGGCGCAAGCGCAAGCTGCTGCTCCACCGCTCCGAGCTGGAGAAGATCTCGGGCAAGACCCGGGAGAGTGGCCGGACGATCGTCCCGCTGGCGCTGTACTTCAAGGACGGCCGCGCCAAGGTCGAGATCGCCATCGCGACCGGCAAGAAGCAGTACGACAAGCGCCATGCGCTGCGCGAGCGACAGGACCAGCGCGAGACCGCCCGTGCCATGAGCGCGGCGCACCGCGGTCGCCAGGCCTAG
- a CDS encoding DUF2207 domain-containing protein produces the protein MTVRTQRWIVTVFSALLGAFWLAVLPAGSAHAVGDEAMERFSVVYDLQPDGSVAVEETITWRFPAGERRHGIFRDIVVRMGFNDEAGRYRYYDLTDVQVSSPSGAPATFRVSDNGAAKEIRIGSADQWTEGTQVYELRYTLHDVLNPIAATGGAGDTVEFHYNVFGSNELTPRERVNVVVRAPAPSTQVACYKGEAGADTTCQAVAGDPTTFATMGLEPGEAMTVIAGYPASAFANPRPDVREGNAESSYGGSAATAANGAAVAAGVGAPVLALAVMGVLVWTRGRDERYADLTPGLTPSAAGGPAQPTTRGGTGTIAVQFHPPAGVPPGLVGTILDERANPIDVSATVIDLAVRGHLRIEEVEGGGVFRRTDWNLARLAPPRDDTLLPFERRLLDGIFGAHGDVVALSDLKNTFASTLKKIQSDMYDEVVTRHWFRSSPQLQRGVWQGLGVVIAVVGGMILFYGQGAVAALMGAGFSGGAVLGVGLVIAGAIVWFLGGRMAAKTAEGSAVLAQSLGFKEYLTTAEAGQIAFEEASNIFSRYLPYAVVFGVADRWARTFAEVAQAAEAVGRTVVMPSWYVWSGSAFPDFTSIANGVESFSTTSTGTFTSTPGSSGGSGFSGGGFSGSGGGGSSSGSW, from the coding sequence ATGACGGTGCGAACGCAGCGATGGATCGTCACGGTGTTCTCCGCGCTGCTCGGGGCGTTCTGGCTCGCAGTCCTGCCCGCCGGCAGCGCCCATGCCGTGGGGGACGAGGCGATGGAGCGCTTCTCGGTGGTGTACGACCTCCAGCCGGACGGGAGCGTCGCCGTCGAGGAGACCATCACGTGGCGGTTCCCGGCGGGGGAGCGGCGCCACGGCATCTTCCGCGACATCGTCGTGCGGATGGGCTTCAACGACGAGGCTGGCAGGTACCGCTACTACGACCTGACCGACGTGCAGGTGTCGAGCCCGTCGGGCGCCCCTGCGACGTTCCGGGTCAGCGACAACGGGGCGGCCAAGGAGATCCGGATCGGCAGCGCCGACCAGTGGACCGAGGGAACCCAGGTCTACGAGCTGCGCTACACCCTCCACGACGTCCTCAACCCGATTGCCGCGACCGGGGGAGCCGGCGACACGGTGGAGTTCCACTACAACGTGTTCGGCAGCAACGAGCTGACGCCCCGCGAACGGGTCAACGTCGTCGTCAGAGCGCCGGCGCCGTCGACGCAGGTGGCCTGTTACAAGGGGGAGGCCGGAGCCGACACGACGTGTCAGGCGGTCGCCGGTGACCCCACGACGTTCGCGACGATGGGCCTTGAGCCCGGGGAGGCGATGACGGTGATCGCCGGCTACCCGGCCAGCGCCTTCGCGAACCCACGGCCGGACGTGCGCGAGGGCAACGCCGAGTCCAGCTACGGCGGCAGCGCAGCGACCGCGGCCAACGGGGCCGCCGTCGCCGCCGGGGTGGGCGCGCCGGTTCTGGCGCTCGCCGTCATGGGGGTGCTCGTCTGGACCCGTGGACGGGACGAGCGCTACGCCGACCTCACCCCCGGGCTGACCCCCTCCGCCGCAGGCGGGCCGGCGCAACCGACCACGCGTGGCGGCACGGGAACGATCGCCGTCCAGTTCCACCCGCCCGCCGGCGTCCCACCGGGCCTCGTCGGGACCATCCTCGACGAGCGGGCGAACCCGATCGACGTGTCCGCGACCGTCATCGACCTGGCGGTCCGGGGCCACCTGCGCATCGAGGAGGTGGAAGGCGGCGGCGTGTTCCGACGAACGGACTGGAACCTCGCCCGGCTCGCCCCGCCTCGCGATGACACCCTGCTGCCGTTCGAGCGGCGCCTCCTCGACGGCATCTTCGGGGCCCACGGTGACGTCGTGGCGCTGTCTGACCTCAAGAACACCTTCGCCAGCACGCTGAAGAAGATCCAGTCCGACATGTACGACGAGGTGGTGACCCGTCACTGGTTCCGGTCGTCCCCGCAGCTCCAGCGGGGAGTGTGGCAGGGCTTGGGGGTCGTCATCGCGGTCGTCGGGGGCATGATCCTCTTCTACGGCCAGGGCGCCGTGGCAGCCCTCATGGGGGCCGGGTTCAGCGGTGGGGCAGTCCTCGGCGTCGGCCTGGTCATCGCGGGAGCGATCGTCTGGTTCCTCGGCGGCCGGATGGCGGCGAAGACGGCCGAGGGCTCCGCGGTGCTCGCCCAGTCCCTCGGCTTCAAGGAGTACCTCACGACGGCGGAGGCCGGGCAGATCGCCTTCGAGGAGGCGAGCAACATCTTCAGCCGCTACCTGCCCTACGCCGTCGTCTTCGGCGTGGCCGACCGGTGGGCGCGGACGTTCGCCGAGGTGGCGCAGGCCGCCGAAGCGGTCGGCCGCACGGTCGTGATGCCCAGCTGGTACGTCTGGAGCGGCAGCGCCTTCCCCGACTTCACCAGCATCGCCAACGGGGTGGAGAGCTTCTCGACGACCTCGACCGGGACGTTCACATCGACTCCTGGCTCGTCCGGCGGCTCGGGGTTCTCGGGCGGCGGGTTCAGCGGGTCAGGCGGCGGCGGGTCCTCGTCCGGTTCGTGGTGA
- a CDS encoding pyruvate carboxylase: MFRKVLVANRGEIAVRAFRAATELGARTVAVFPYEDRKSEHRLKADEAYQIGEEGHPVRSYLDHEAIVAQAVEAGADAIYPGYGFLSENPLLAEACERAGITFVGPPPSVLHLTGNKSRAIEAARAAGLPTLHGSSASQDLASLEAAAAEIGFPVFVKAVSGGGGRGMRRVDRPELLAEALQAAQREAESAFGDPTLYLEEAVVNPRHIEVQVLADGTGEVIHLFERDCSVQRRHQKVIEIAPAPNLDPQVREQMCADAVAFARSIGYRNAGTVEFLLGEDGRYVFIEMNPRIQVEHTVTEEVTDVDLVVTQMQIASGETLESLGLRQDDIRTRGFAMQCRITTEDPANGFRPDAGTITTYRSAGGSGVRLDGGTVFVGAEVSAHFDSMLVKLTCRGRTFPMAVRRAQRALAEFRIRGVSTNIPFLRAVLADPTFQAGRATTSFIDERPELLTAKVSADRATRLLTYLADVTVNQPHGPATTRVRPRAKLPALPDAPLPRGSRDLLLEVGPAEFARRLREQTQVAVTDTTFRDAHQSLLATRMRSRDLLHVAGHVAHLTPQLLSMEAWGGATYDVALRFLAEDPWERLAALREAMPNIPLQMLLRGRNTVGYTPYPTAVTDAFVHEAARTGLDIFRIFDSLNDVSQMRPAVEAVLETGTAVAEVALCYTGDLLSPSETLYTLDYYLRLAEQIVDTGAHVLAIKDMAGLLRAPAAARLVTALRERFDLPVHLHTHDTAGGQVATLLAAIGAGVDAVDAATATMAGTTSQPSLSALVAATDHTERPTGLDIDRVFSLEPYWEAVRHLYRPFESGLESPTGRVYFHEIPGGQLSNLRQQAIALGLGDRFEAIEDTYAAANRILGNIVKVTPSSKVVGDLALALVGAGADPADFEADPQKYDIPDSVIGFLNGELGDPPGGWPEPFRTKALAGRQARPRLTQLTAEQEQALATEPRRTLNQLLFPGPTKEFEASREAYGDLSVLGTVEFLHGLVQGEEYEVDIEQGKRLIIGVQSVGDADSKGMRTVMCTLGGQFRPIQVRDRSIEADVKSAEKADPAAPGQVAAPFAGVVTLTVAVGDTVEAGGVVATIEAMKMEANITSAAGGTVSRVAIGAQQQVEGGDLLVVIT, translated from the coding sequence ACCTCACCGGCAACAAGTCCCGGGCCATCGAAGCGGCCCGCGCGGCCGGCCTGCCGACGCTGCACGGCTCGAGCGCGAGCCAGGACCTCGCCAGTCTCGAGGCGGCAGCCGCGGAGATCGGGTTCCCCGTCTTCGTCAAGGCGGTCTCCGGTGGTGGCGGACGTGGCATGCGCCGGGTCGACCGGCCCGAGCTCCTCGCCGAGGCGTTGCAGGCGGCGCAGCGGGAGGCCGAGTCCGCCTTCGGGGACCCGACGCTCTACCTCGAGGAGGCCGTCGTCAACCCGAGGCACATCGAGGTCCAGGTCCTGGCCGACGGGACCGGGGAGGTCATCCACCTCTTCGAGCGCGACTGCTCCGTCCAGCGCCGCCACCAGAAGGTCATCGAGATCGCGCCGGCACCGAACCTCGACCCGCAGGTGCGGGAGCAGATGTGCGCGGACGCGGTGGCCTTCGCTCGCTCGATCGGCTACCGCAACGCCGGGACCGTCGAGTTCCTGCTCGGTGAGGACGGACGCTACGTCTTCATCGAGATGAACCCCCGCATCCAGGTCGAGCACACGGTGACCGAGGAGGTGACCGACGTCGATCTCGTCGTCACCCAGATGCAGATCGCCTCCGGTGAGACGCTCGAGTCGCTCGGCCTGCGCCAGGACGACATCCGGACCCGAGGGTTCGCGATGCAGTGCCGGATCACGACGGAGGACCCGGCCAACGGGTTCCGCCCCGACGCGGGCACCATCACGACCTACCGGTCGGCCGGTGGCAGCGGCGTCCGGCTCGACGGCGGCACCGTCTTCGTCGGCGCTGAGGTGAGCGCCCACTTCGACTCGATGCTCGTCAAGCTGACCTGCCGCGGGCGGACCTTCCCCATGGCCGTGCGCCGGGCGCAGCGGGCGCTCGCGGAGTTCCGGATCCGCGGCGTCTCGACCAACATCCCCTTCCTCAGAGCGGTGTTGGCGGACCCCACGTTCCAGGCCGGACGAGCGACGACCTCGTTCATCGACGAACGACCCGAGCTGCTCACGGCCAAGGTCTCGGCCGACCGTGCCACCCGGCTGCTCACCTACCTCGCCGACGTCACCGTCAACCAGCCGCACGGCCCGGCCACGACACGGGTGCGCCCCCGGGCCAAGCTGCCCGCCCTCCCCGACGCTCCGCTGCCCCGCGGGTCGCGCGACCTGCTCCTCGAGGTCGGCCCCGCCGAGTTCGCGCGCCGGCTGCGGGAGCAGACCCAGGTGGCCGTCACCGACACGACCTTCCGAGACGCCCACCAGTCGCTGCTCGCCACCCGGATGCGCAGCCGTGACCTGCTCCACGTCGCCGGTCACGTCGCCCACCTGACGCCGCAGCTGCTGTCGATGGAGGCCTGGGGCGGGGCGACCTACGACGTCGCCCTCCGCTTCCTCGCCGAGGACCCGTGGGAGCGCCTCGCTGCCCTGCGCGAGGCCATGCCCAACATCCCCTTGCAGATGCTGCTGCGTGGGCGCAACACCGTCGGCTACACGCCCTACCCCACGGCCGTGACCGACGCGTTCGTGCACGAGGCGGCCCGGACCGGGCTCGACATCTTCCGGATCTTCGACTCGCTCAACGACGTCTCCCAGATGCGGCCCGCCGTCGAAGCGGTCCTCGAGACCGGAACGGCCGTTGCCGAGGTGGCCCTGTGCTACACCGGCGACCTCCTCTCCCCCTCGGAGACGCTGTACACCCTCGACTACTACCTTCGGCTGGCCGAGCAGATCGTCGACACGGGCGCCCACGTACTCGCGATCAAGGACATGGCCGGGCTGCTCCGCGCGCCGGCAGCCGCTCGACTCGTCACCGCGCTGCGCGAACGGTTCGACCTGCCGGTCCACCTGCACACCCACGACACGGCGGGCGGCCAGGTCGCCACCCTCCTCGCCGCCATCGGCGCGGGGGTCGACGCGGTCGACGCCGCGACCGCCACCATGGCCGGGACGACGTCTCAGCCGTCGCTGTCGGCGCTCGTCGCCGCGACCGACCACACGGAGCGACCCACGGGTCTCGACATCGACCGCGTCTTCTCCCTCGAGCCCTACTGGGAGGCGGTCCGGCACCTCTACCGGCCGTTCGAGTCCGGCCTCGAGTCGCCGACCGGCCGGGTGTACTTCCACGAGATCCCCGGCGGGCAGCTGTCCAACCTCCGGCAGCAGGCCATCGCTCTCGGGCTCGGCGACCGGTTCGAAGCAATCGAGGACACCTACGCCGCCGCGAACCGGATCCTGGGCAACATCGTCAAGGTGACGCCGAGCAGCAAGGTCGTCGGCGACCTCGCCCTCGCCCTCGTCGGTGCCGGCGCCGATCCCGCCGACTTCGAGGCCGACCCCCAGAAGTACGACATCCCCGACTCGGTCATCGGCTTCCTCAACGGCGAGCTCGGCGACCCGCCCGGTGGCTGGCCCGAGCCGTTCCGGACCAAGGCCCTCGCGGGGCGCCAGGCCCGCCCGCGGCTCACCCAGCTGACCGCCGAACAGGAGCAGGCGCTGGCCACCGAGCCGCGGCGCACCCTCAACCAGCTCCTCTTCCCGGGGCCGACCAAGGAGTTCGAAGCCTCCCGGGAGGCCTACGGCGACCTCTCCGTCCTCGGTACCGTCGAGTTCCTCCACGGCCTCGTCCAGGGCGAGGAGTACGAGGTCGACATCGAGCAGGGCAAGCGCCTCATCATCGGGGTCCAGTCCGTCGGCGACGCCGACTCGAAGGGCATGCGGACCGTGATGTGCACGCTCGGCGGGCAGTTCCGCCCGATCCAGGTCCGGGACCGCTCCATCGAGGCTGACGTCAAGTCGGCGGAGAAGGCCGACCCCGCCGCACCGGGGCAGGTCGCTGCCCCGTTCGCCGGTGTCGTCACCCTCACCGTCGCAGTGGGCGACACGGTCGAGGCGGGAGGGGTCGTCGCGACGATCGAGGCGATGAAGATGGAGGCCAACATCACTTCAGCCGCCGGCGGCACGGTGTCGAGGGTGGCGATCGGGGCGCAGCAGCAGGTCGAGGGTGGGGACCTCCTCGTCGTCATCACCTGA